The Branchiostoma lanceolatum isolate klBraLanc5 chromosome 1, klBraLanc5.hap2, whole genome shotgun sequence genomic sequence CAGGTGAAGGCATACAAACTTAGTAATCAATAAATAACCTTCACGCTTTAACGTTACAAATCGGGCATAATGTGTGACTTATTCTTATCTTAGTAGAAGAATTTGACAAAGAGACTTTGGACAAGTAGCTGATGTTTATCTACCAAAAGGCTAATAAAAAACGTGTGCAAGAATATTTGTTGCATACATAGGGACTGCCTTGAATTGATCCACCGagtagttttatttttacaactCAGCAGGCTCATGGCCTAGCAGGTGGAACCTGAAAGATTTAACAATTAAGTTTTCAGGCTCTTCAGCATATTTTGACCAAAATGCAAGACTTATTGATATTTAGGGATTTCTAActaagggctgtctccaggacccgtccctccgtcccataACGGAAATTTTTGTTGGGACGGAAATAATTTCACCCTGGCCGTCccaaactttatgacatgaaattgatgaatatgtatctttgtaagcttaaaatgatgaatctaacaacaaaaatacaaaacattgactcccaaacaatgagtgggacagaaaaaattgaaGCTAGAGACGAAAAATGCATAAAGAGACAAACTGCTTTTGTCATCATTCCATGCTTTATTCAACTCCTCTGGAATATCTACATCCAAACAAACctgcaatatcaaaacatttcacacATCTTCACAGAAAAACTATCAAGCAAGAAATGTGGAAGATTTCATCTTTTGCCGTCATTCTATTCTGTGTGTTCATataaaatatcatgacaatgCAAAGTTGTCGGCATATAGTATTCCAGTTGACTGTCATTTGAATACAATCCTCAGTAACATGTACTGAAATAACCTCAGTAACATGTACTGAAATAACCTAATTCCTCTTTGAGAAGTGCAACCTTAAGAAGATTTAGCAACGAGAAGTTCAAAGTGTCCTATTGTACATCAACTTGATCGATGATAACATAAGCCTCAAATTGCTGTTAAATGCAAACCATTCTTCAGCTAATGATGGATAATACCATTGGAACAAATGGACAAATAGAAAGTGAACTGATATTAGATGGTTATTATCATTGGCACAAatggaaaaattgaaaatatagtTGAATCAACCAATAAAATCTCTAAACTCTGTCTGATAATCACATTCATGTAGATAACGCATAGATATCTTCTGTGACTTAACAAATGATATTTATAAAACAAAATGGCTCACGACATAGCAGCTTATGTGACTACATAGAACACCAATTGCATCTCATTAGCATCATCGTTTCTGCTAACCTAAATTTTGCTTTTCTGGGCTCTGATGTGCTGGATTTTCTCCACAGCGTTCATGACGTCAGTAAGGTTGGCATGGTGACCAAACTCTTCCTCTGCGTGCTGCAGTAAGATGCCCTGGTTACCGCTCCCGACGACAAAGACTCCGCCTAGCAACCGCCCCTCCCCTTCGTAGTTCCCCTCAACCTTCTTCTCCATGACTCGGCGGATGTTGAGCCAGAAATTGACCCTCAGGAGACCAGCGAGAGACATCCACCGTTCGTGGGGACCGTAGAATCTTCTCTGAAAGAATCAAACAAAGTATTGCTGTACAGTTATAGGATTCATAGATGTACATACCAAAAGGAGTCCTTGACTTTTTCCAGTAGCAACTTTTAAACAGCTGCAGTACAAATAAAAAAACTTACGGTTCCAGTGCATGGAAATATGAAGAGTTACAAATTAACATTGTATTGACAACAGAGAACAGTAATGCATCAGTCTTATCATTGAGAAGATAAAGCTAAAAGAGACGGGCAACAAAACTGAGCTTTTGAATCACTCCAGACAAACCAGAAAGTTTCCTAAAGCAAAAAGAATCTGGGGCTCAAAGGTCCAAAAATTAAATTTCATTACCTGTCTCTTTAGAAAACAAATTTCTATTAATgagaatgttttatttgcaagttcttgcctaAGGGCTAattactgtacagatagtgcaagttaacaatgtttacaagtggaacaaatggctattcaAAGAACTACTATGGAATACAATCtgcgctttttgggtttgacttcttttttggaagcagcgGAAGACagtgtaatgagtgggttttgagaggttaacagggttctagttttcttttcgtcagtaatcGTTTGGatattgtggtaagttttggtgacttctttaaaaagctcttttctttcctgatcattgaaggggcagtttgagataaaatgtatttcgtcttccaccgcttttgacatacaaTATGCAAACTATATCACATTGCTTTTATATTCAATTAAGTTAAGGTATTTAGTATCACTGTATTACAGTCTGATCAAGTGCAGGAAGAAAATACCAGTACAACTGTTTTACCTCAAGGTCCAGGAAGACCTTCCCCTGGAAGTATGGCTGGAACTCTGGCACTCCCCTACTCTCATGGACAACAGCATAGAGAGGGACGCCAGCCTGGTCCAGCTGGGGTTTCAGAGAGGACAGCCCGAGGGCCTCCTGGAGATGGGGCAAAATCAACAAGACATCAaaaacctcatacctccatCAGATATTCTTAACTGCAGTTCTTtaccctttagtcactgacgaaagacagccgatgctgtctgaaatgtctgattgtttcacaattttatccagtagcttgaataactgttatttggcTTTTTAACTGCAGTTCAATAGAGATGGAAAGTTTAAGGTGAGCCAGGGTTGTTTGACGTGATGTGTCCAGTCATTGTCATTGCATACCAGCCTTGCAGGTAAATGGCAAAGGATGGTTAATGTTGAATGGCTGAACAATACAGAGTCTACAGTAACAGTtctttacacattaaacatCCCTTACCTTGAGTATCCCCTATGGCAGTGGTAACTTTATCTCAACATCTGTTTTTGTTAATGGGCAGAAGAGATTTATCTTTTATATCAACTTCCTCCCTACTGAAGTGGCCTTTGGGTACCAAATTTGCATGCAGCACAGACtgaggtagcagggagaaggttaaagattgtTGAAAActatttgttaatttgtttgtttgactcaCCTCTCTGCACAGCTGTCATCCGGGTCTGCGCACAGCCATGATGACGGCACCATGGTTTTTCCACAGTTCCTTTGCCTGCAATTTTCTCTTGTTACTGTCCAGCTCTTCTAAAGCAGCATCTGAGGCAAGTGTGGAAAAATGGAGAGTTCAACGAACTTCTGAGTTGTACAAATTTTACTGGCAAATACGGAAAGATTGTAAATTTTCTGTGAGCATTCAAGTTTGCAATGGATGCCAATGCCGAGAACAGGTCCTTTGTATTACATTGTGGATGACAGTTCAGAACTATTTTGAGTGCCAGTTTCCCTCAACTAAATtcctcaagtacatgtatcttaatgtGAAACTGTAGCTGCATAAGGGTATAGCTGGAACATCTTTTTTGTGATATTGTGACAGTACATCTGCATGTGCCTCTTCTGATcctacatacagtcaaacctggctgggaaaccacctggcacaggcaaccacctgcaGTCACATtcaaacagtcccgtccaattCTTCATAATCAAGACCCTCTGCCTAGCAACCAACTATCCACCACTTTTTTGCTCAACAACTAAAATCGCTTGTCAATGGCACCCAGCCTAGCAGCCATTTTAAGTTGAGTATTACCACAGAGATCTACATGCTGGATTAAACTCTAAGCAACGGGCAAACCCAGAATCCTCCAAGCTGTATCTTGTGGGGTTGTGGAAGGACTTAACTCGTTTACACTCCTAAACCTTGTGTCAACCTCTCAGACAGAGAAGTCAGTTGAAATTTTACTTAACCACACACTTAACTGTAAAGGGCGCCACAGCCTTAACATGCAGTCTGCGGGCACAACATCTATAGCCTGCGTGCCATctgattactaccggggctcctacactcactacccTGCTATAGTAACTTAAGCTAAAGTATGTAGCTACCATAGCCCCATTTTCACTTATTAAAGCAACAgtccatgatgaaaaaaaacatgaaagaccAGAATACCTCTTTAGACTTAAGTTTACCATCATTAACTTTGTTTAATCAGGAAATTGCTTCTAACAATGGTAACAAAAGGCCACTTCTATTGACCCATATATCCTATGTTGACATTACACTGTTATATCAACAACATTGTGCTACCAAAGCATGTACTAAGAGAAGTTAGCTGACAAAATTCTGCAAATTTCTTCTTGCAATTTCTTTCATACTTATCACCATCTACCAGTTGAGGCTGCGACTGTTACACCTACCTGCTATGTGTACCAGCTGTGCAGGGATATGTTTAGGTAGCCAGAAGTTCAGGTTGACTGCCACCATTCCCACCACGGCCACACCTACTGCATTCACGATCCACCCCATTGTCTCCAGCATACCCCAGTCAGGTGGGGGTTATTCCACTCTCCCTGCAGAAAACATAAGAAAAGTCTGTGCTGTTAATCCAGCTACTGATATAATCAAGtcagcaatactgtaaatgcatttaagttcacggggATTTGATTTAGCAGTAgagagaaaatagagtgttcgaagtgattttaagttcgcgtttgaaacaatagtagcgctacagtcacataaatgataaaggaaacgcttttcgtggtggttttaagttcacggtaaagagttcaccacgaaaaacgcaaacataaaaccattgcgaacttttctgcatttacagtattgaaatACCTTCTGACATGTTTCTATGTAAAATGTAGGTGAGTTTTAAAAATATCTTAAATTTGCTTGGAGCACAATTCCTGCTCCTTTAAATGACCATGGAACTTGACGGAACCTCCTTGAAGACATGACATACACTATGTATAAAGAAAGGTTCCCGAGTTATTATCTAAGAGAGCTTGCACCTTTAAAAAGCTTTAACTTGCACCTTTAAAAAGCTTCAAATTGTACCTTGAAAAAGCTTGCTCTGTGACTGCTCTGGCAAAAATGTACGTCAGGCCTCTAGTGCAGACTATTCCTTAACAATCTAATCTATTTGAACTTTCTGTAAGATGCCATGACTCCCACTGTTGCTAGGATACGGTTAGTTTGTACTTCTTTTAAAGCCAGAAAATGTCAGCGCCGGCGACCATTGTTGCTGGGGTAACCTACTAAAGACTCCTGTGGGTTTGTTTACCTTGGCAGGAGGACAACAGGAGGACTGAACTAATTTGCCTCCAAAGAAGACGTCAAGAAGACATTTCCATGAAAATCAAGTCTTTGTGACTGCCTCTCTCTGGGTATGTTTAAGTAAATATTGTTCAGCAGGGTAAGTCATGAGATGTCGTTGAATTAAACAGCATTATACTTGGGAAGGGTGATAAAGAATTCTCAGGTCTGTTTAGCTGCCTGACTTAGgaaaaataacatttaaaaATCAATTTAGCACTGGTTCCCTTCCAACCCACCCCACTCCAATGACTTATCATGAGTATTCAtgtgaaacagacaaaaatcatattACAGAGAGGGTGATGGCATTGCAACTGTCATATATATCCAAAGTAGTATACTGTAGAACTGAATACTAGACTAGTATAAAACCGTTATAACGTTATAGTCATgtatttaaaggcacccagagcattttgtgaggcttgaaaactggaaatattctagttgctgtaatctttatgaaattgacatttaatgccactgtttactacatttgcgtgcggatttcttatcaaaagtgctcaaaagtggcacaaaaataagctacttGGTGACCTTTTAGTtgcacgcgcctactgtaaatagaccgataccatagacccgcccatctccgtcaaaacgtaaaaattcaaatttaaaacataaaaatgcaaatgtctGACGGACATttagtcactctctcattggtcgaaccgctaattgtgatggacagtcagggtcagtctattagggcttggattttctgtcagttctcaccagacaacgacatcgtatctttgctcctttaatgtcgatatgtaatggtatagtgttattgaaacttaccatatgtaggtatgactagaaattggagtttttttattcaagtttcaagcctcataaaatgctctggatgcctttaagaggCCAGCACGCCCTCCCCCTCATGCCAATATTGTGACAGGTGTTATGCAGATCCTGAACTTACAAAATTAAGTCCTGACTCCTAAtacatcatgatttttttctcatacGTATACCGTCACGCCCCCCATGCCAATATTGCGACAGGTGTAATGCAGATCCTGAACTTACAAATGTCCTGACTCCTGatatatcatgatttttttctcatacGTATACCGTAACACAACTTCTGTTGCAAGCATTATTCAATTTTGCATCGTCCCTTTTGCAATGGATATAAGAGACGATTGAGAAATTAGGTCATTCCGAAATAAATTATAAATCAAAGCGTGAACAACCTTACGGACGTTGGCCTCTATTACAACTTGATTACAAAGGTTACACAAATTTTATGTCCATGATGCGTGAACAACCATTACATGTAAGGCATCCGTATGGCATCTAAAGCTTACAAAATAAAGTCAAGCGACTCCTAAACGGTGGCAAAATGTCAGCAGTATCATAGGGAAAGATTTTTCTCACCTTCTATGAGAGACCATGTATCGGTGCACCGTTTTGTAACCTTTGATCAGGAAGCGACTAGCAGACGCCAACCTAATTCAGcgggcagccatcttggaatgAACCAAACGTACACTTCTCTGGGGGTGAGCAGAACGGTCCACTTCAATAGAAAGGGGTGGATTGGAGCAAGGACTAGGACTATATAACGTTGATTGGAGGGAAGTATCAGCCAAACTTAAGGCAAAACAAAGAAGATGTAAAACATTAACATTGAATAACAACACCATAAAATACAAAAATTCAAGAAATATGACTCAAAGAtaaaacaaagattgaaatGATACAAATCAACTAAAGGTAAATTTGACAGGAAATATATGATTTTACCTTCAGGTGGACTAGCCCAACACCCttctgctctgtttattctcaCTCAAGCACACTTAtcatggtgaccagcccctccagctctgtcctgccacttgctacattatgtaatcgaaAACCACAGGGTGTGTGCTACATCTccggtaaccatggtgacagccacCTGGTCCAGgccattgaccttatttgtttggaatggAGGAAGAAactgagcaaaaacaatatgttgccCTTCCATAATGGTAACATAATAATAACAACACAATGAAATGTACTGAAATTCAAGAAATATGACTATAGGGTAAAACAAGGAAGATCGTTAAACACAACACTAAAAATTGTAACGTTAAGTTTATATTTAACGTTAACTTCTTAATCAATTGATTATGGCCAGCTCAGCACCAAATAATCTTTATATCCTATCTCAGACAATGCAGCAAGGAATCCACATGAAACACAACACTTACAAGAAACACTGTTAGCTTGACAGAACTTGAATGTATtgcattatattttttttacaatcctTATCAAGTGCTGTCTGTTAAAATGCCAGACAACACTCCAATGTATCACAAAATTCGAGCTTAATACTTACAACTACAAACTCCACTCCTCCACATACAATGACCATACAAGGTTTGTcacgaatatgcaaattagctattTACTTAATGATGGCAAGACTGTTGAAAAACAACAGTGAGCAAATCCATCGTAATGACAATGGCATGTATCTGAAGAAGTAAGTTACAGACAGAGGCATTGGGGTTAAACTTTCTTTTGGACGATAGTTTTGTTGTTCTTCCCTTTTCCTCAATTCCTGGCAATatttttacatgaacatcattTCTTTCCTTGTTCTCACcatgtaaattgatttttttgtcctTTCATTCCACACCTCCGACCTTTTTGCCTGTTCTGGCACAGAAATAGTCGAC encodes the following:
- the LOC136447790 gene encoding peroxiredoxin-like 2A, which translates into the protein MLETMGWIVNAVGVAVVGMVAVNLNFWLPKHIPAQLVHIADAALEELDSNKRKLQAKELWKNHGAVIMAVRRPGUQLCREEALGLSSLKPQLDQAGVPLYAVVHESRGVPEFQPYFQGKVFLDLERRFYGPHERWMSLAGLLRVNFWLNIRRVMEKKVEGNYEGEGRLLGGVFVVGSGNQGILLQHAEEEFGHHANLTDVMNAVEKIQHIRAQKSKI